A segment of the Verrucomicrobiia bacterium genome:
GAGGAATACCGCAAGGCGGGTTTTGTCATGCTTTCGGTTGAAGACCCGGACGGCCAGCGCGTTGCCAAACAGGCAGTGCTTTATTCGGCCATGCTTTTGCCCGTCAGCCTTTTGCCCACGCTTTGCGGCATGACCGGGATTTTTTATTTTGTCGCGGCATTTCTCCTGGGAGGCGTATTCCTGGGCATCAGCATCGCGAGCCTGCAGAATCTCGGAGCCAAGGCGCGCCTTCTTTTCGCAACCTCGATTTTTTATCTGTCTCTTTTACTTCTCATGATGGTCATCGACAAAGCATGAAACTGACGCAGGAAAACCCGGAAGCGGGAAAAACTCACATGGAACAGAGCGCGGTCAGCGTGCGGGACCTCCGGCATGCTTACCGCTCGCGCGAGGCCTTGAAAGGCGTAAGCTTCGAGGTCCGTAAAGGCGAGATCTTCGGCATGCTCGGCCCGAACGGCTCGGGCAAGACCACGCTTTTCAGGATTTTGTCCACGCTGTTCCCGCCCTCGTCCGGCGATGCCGTGGTGCTGGGCCATTCGCTGGCCAAAGATTACGCCGCGGTCCGGCAGAAGATCGGCGTCGTGTTCCAGGCACCGAGCCTCGACGCTAAGCTCACGGTGCGGGAAAACCTCGTGCATCAGGCGCTACTCTACGGTTTTTGCGGCGCGGAGCTCAAGCGGCGCTGCGACAAGATGCTCGACCAGGTCGGCCTTCGCGACCGTGCCTCAGAAGCTGTTTTCCGGCTCTCGGGCGGCATGAAGCGCCGCGTGGAATTGGCCAAGGGCCTTTTGCATGACCCGGAAATCGTTTTGCTGGACGAGCCTTCGACGGGCCTTGATCCGGGCGCGCGCATTGATTTGTGGCAGTATCTCCGCCGGCTTCGCGACGCGGGCGTCACGGTGCTGGTCACGACGCATCTCATGGAAGAGGCCGAACATTGCGACCGCATTGCCATCCTGAACCTCGGGCAGATCATCCGGCTCGGCACGCCGCAGGCCTTGCGGCAGGAAATCGGCGGCGACGTGCTCGTCGTGCGCGGGCCTGACCTTGCCGCGCTTGCGGACCAGATCCGCGCGCGCTTTTCCGTGACGTGCCGCGTCATGGACCAGGAGCTTTTGATCGAACACGAACAGGGTGCGCGTTTTGTCACGTCGCTGGTCGAGGCGTTTCCCGGCCGGCTGGAATCGGTCACGTTCCGTAAGCCTACGCTCGAAGACGTTTTCGTGCACAGCACCGGGCACCGCTTCTGGAACGAAGTGCCCGAAAAGGAAACCCATGGGAAAAAATAACGAGATCCTTGCCGTGTTATCGCTTTGGTGGCGCGAGATGAAGCGCTTTTACCGCCAGCCCAGCCGCGTGGTGGGCGCGCTGGCGTCCCCGCTGCTTTTTTGGGTGCTCATCGGCTCGGGCATCGGCACGTCGTTCCGGGCTTCCAGCGCCACGGGCGCGCGCGCCGCGCAGAATTACCTGGAATATTTTTTCCCGGGTACTATTCTCATGATCCTTCTTTTCACCGCCATTTTTTCCACGATCTCGCTCATCGAAGACCGGCGTGAAGGCTTCATGCAGTCGGTGCTCGTGGCGCCCGTTTCCCGCGGCAGCATGGTGCTGGGAAAAATCCTGGGCGGGACAAGCCTTGCCGTGGCGCAGGGCGTGCTTTTTCTTTTGATCGCGCCTTTCATCGGCGTGCGCCTCAGCCTCGGCGGCTGGCTCGAAGTTTTTCCCGTTCTTGTTCTCACCGCCTTTTCTATGACGGGCCTGGGCTTCATCATTGCCTGGCGCATGCAGTCGATCCAAGGCTTCCATGCGATCATGAATCTTTTCCTCATGCCGCTCTGGCTGCTGTCCGGCGCGCTTTTTCCCGCGGATGGCGCACCCGTGTGGCTGCAATTTGTCATGAAGCTTAATCCGCTGACTTACGGCATGGCCGCGCTGCGCTATTCTCTTTACCAAGGGGCGCCCGGCCTTGGATCGCTCCCGTCTTATGGCGTTTCTGTGGCGATCACCGCGGGTTTCGGCGTGCTTCTTTACGCGGCGGCCACGCTCGCGGCTTCCAAGCGTACCGCGGAAAGTCTGCCGTGAGGCCGTCTCCTTTCGTGATGCGGCGTTTCATGGCCGCGGTTTTTCTTTTGCCGCTGGCCGTAATCTCGACCTTCCTTCTGACCCGCGGCTGGATGCAAAAGACCGCGGACAGCGTGTTCAAGGCCCTTCCCGTTTACCAGGAAATCACGGATTTCACGCTGACCGACCAGCAGGGCAATTCTTTCGGCAGGGAAGCGCTTCTCGGGAAAGTCTGGATCGCGGATTTTATTTTCACGCGCTGCGCGGGTCCGTGCCCGGTCATGACCAATCAGATGAAGCGGCTGCAGGACGGGCTTCGGCATCCGGATCTCGCCCTGGTTTCTTTTACCGTGGATCCGGAGCGTGACTCGCCAGAAGTGCTGGCCAATTACGCGGGCCGCTTCGCGGCCGGTCCGTCCTGGCATTTTCTCACCGGCGACAAAAAAACCCTGCATGACCTTTCCATGCGCCATTTTTATCTGGGCGTCGCGGACGTTCCGCCGGAAGAACGCGAGGCGCCGGATCAATCGGTCACGCACAGCACCAAATTCGCCTTGGTCGACCGCGCGGCGCGGGTGCGCGGCTATTACGACGGCATGGACCCGCAATCCTTCAAGAATCTCCTGCGCGACGCGCGCCAGCTTTTGAAAAACGGCTGACTATGGACCTTTCCAAGTTCCCCCCGCTGAACGCCTCGCTGAATGCCACGAGCGGGCTTCTGCTTTTGCTTGGCTATGCGTTTATCCGTCAGAGGGCCATGAAAGCGCATGCCATGTGCATGGTGGCCGCGTGCTGCACTACGATCCTGTTTCTCGGCTGTTATATTTATTATCACGCGCATCATGGTTCCGAACCCTACAAAGGCACGGGCCCGATGCGCACGGTTTATTTCGGCATCCTGATTTCGCATACAATCCTCGCGATCACGATCCTCCCGCTGGTCATTCGCTCTCTCTATCTCGGGCTGACCGGAAATTTCGTCAAGCACAGCCGCGTCGCCCGCGTCACGTTTCCGCTCTGGCTTTACGTTTCCGTGACCGGCGTCATCATCTACTGGATGCTTTACCGACTTTAACGGAGGCAGCATGCGCCAAGCGCCGCAAAAAGATCCGTTTCAATTCGGATTCTGGCTAGGATGGATCCTGTGGTTCGCGGGCTCGCTTGCCGCAGCCGGCGGGCTGTGGACCTGGTTCCTGACGCGTTTTTTCGGCCAGGTGCGCGGGGAAGAGCTGACGATGACCTGGGCGGCCGCGGTTTTCGGTTCCTGGTTTCTGCTCGTCGTTCCTTTCATGCGCAAAAAAGAACGGATCTGGAAGCGCCTGAATCAGGATCAGGAAAAGGCCGTGGATGCGTGGCTGGGCGCCATGTCGCTGCTCATCGCCTTCCTCATCGCAAGCTGCATCTTTTGGTCGTGGAGACGTTCGGCCGCGATCTCGGCCCAGGGCTTGGATGTCACGTGGCTCAAAGCCGTGCTCGGCACGTGGATGCTGGCGGTGATGCCTCTTCTTGTCTTCATGTACCGCAAGGCCGACCTCATCCTGAAAGAAGCCGTGGCGCGGCAGACGCACACCGGCCCGAAATTCCGCACGGGCTTTGTGGAAAAAAGCAGGAGGCTTCTTGCTCCCGCCGTGAAAAGCCGGCTCAAAGATATCCCGCAGACTCTTCCGCAGGGCCACATCGTGACC
Coding sequences within it:
- a CDS encoding ABC transporter ATP-binding protein, with amino-acid sequence MKLTQENPEAGKTHMEQSAVSVRDLRHAYRSREALKGVSFEVRKGEIFGMLGPNGSGKTTLFRILSTLFPPSSGDAVVLGHSLAKDYAAVRQKIGVVFQAPSLDAKLTVRENLVHQALLYGFCGAELKRRCDKMLDQVGLRDRASEAVFRLSGGMKRRVELAKGLLHDPEIVLLDEPSTGLDPGARIDLWQYLRRLRDAGVTVLVTTHLMEEAEHCDRIAILNLGQIIRLGTPQALRQEIGGDVLVVRGPDLAALADQIRARFSVTCRVMDQELLIEHEQGARFVTSLVEAFPGRLESVTFRKPTLEDVFVHSTGHRFWNEVPEKETHGKK
- a CDS encoding ABC transporter permease, with the translated sequence MGKNNEILAVLSLWWREMKRFYRQPSRVVGALASPLLFWVLIGSGIGTSFRASSATGARAAQNYLEYFFPGTILMILLFTAIFSTISLIEDRREGFMQSVLVAPVSRGSMVLGKILGGTSLAVAQGVLFLLIAPFIGVRLSLGGWLEVFPVLVLTAFSMTGLGFIIAWRMQSIQGFHAIMNLFLMPLWLLSGALFPADGAPVWLQFVMKLNPLTYGMAALRYSLYQGAPGLGSLPSYGVSVAITAGFGVLLYAAATLAASKRTAESLP
- a CDS encoding SCO family protein, whose amino-acid sequence is MRPSPFVMRRFMAAVFLLPLAVISTFLLTRGWMQKTADSVFKALPVYQEITDFTLTDQQGNSFGREALLGKVWIADFIFTRCAGPCPVMTNQMKRLQDGLRHPDLALVSFTVDPERDSPEVLANYAGRFAAGPSWHFLTGDKKTLHDLSMRHFYLGVADVPPEEREAPDQSVTHSTKFALVDRAARVRGYYDGMDPQSFKNLLRDARQLLKNG
- a CDS encoding DUF420 domain-containing protein, producing MDLSKFPPLNASLNATSGLLLLLGYAFIRQRAMKAHAMCMVAACCTTILFLGCYIYYHAHHGSEPYKGTGPMRTVYFGILISHTILAITILPLVIRSLYLGLTGNFVKHSRVARVTFPLWLYVSVTGVIIYWMLYRL